The proteins below are encoded in one region of Nocardioides marmorisolisilvae:
- a CDS encoding CCA tRNA nucleotidyltransferase → MTEVQDRVARELARLAPVVDPLGARFADAGEQIALVGGPVRDAMLGRDLYDLDFTTSAPPERTEQLLSGWADAVWDIGRAFGTIGARRGDWQIEITTFRTEAYDPSSRKPAVQYGDSLAGDLRRRDFTVNAMAILLPGHEFEDPYGGVVDLAHRLLRTPGRAEDSFSDDPLRMMRAARFAAQLGFEVDPDVVRAMTEMAERITIVSAERVRDELVKLICAPYPRAGLTLMVDTGLAAYVLPELPALALERDEHHRHKDVYEHTLTVLEQAIDQEDRLGGGPDFVSRFAALMHDVGKPRTRRFVGDGTVTFHHHDVVGAKLTRKRMQALRFSGDEIDAVAKLVELHLRFHGYGSGEWTDSAVRRYVRDAGDQLERLHILTRADCTTRSQRKADRLRRTYDDLEARIARLGEEEELASIRPDLDGNEIMEVLGIPPGREVGEAYRFLLELRLDHGPMSPDRARAALLDWWRSTHP, encoded by the coding sequence ATGACCGAAGTCCAGGACCGGGTCGCCCGTGAGCTCGCTCGGCTGGCACCGGTGGTCGACCCACTCGGCGCCCGGTTCGCCGACGCCGGGGAGCAGATCGCGCTGGTCGGCGGCCCCGTTCGCGACGCGATGCTCGGGCGTGACCTCTACGACCTGGACTTCACCACCTCTGCCCCGCCGGAGCGCACCGAGCAGCTGCTCAGCGGGTGGGCGGACGCGGTGTGGGACATCGGCCGGGCGTTCGGGACGATCGGCGCCCGCCGGGGCGACTGGCAGATCGAGATCACCACCTTCCGCACCGAGGCCTACGACCCGTCCAGCCGCAAGCCGGCGGTGCAGTACGGCGACAGCCTGGCCGGCGATCTCCGGCGCCGCGACTTCACCGTGAACGCGATGGCGATCCTGCTGCCCGGACATGAGTTCGAGGACCCCTACGGCGGCGTGGTCGACCTGGCCCACCGCCTGCTGCGGACCCCCGGTCGTGCGGAGGACTCGTTCTCCGACGACCCCCTGCGGATGATGCGGGCCGCCCGGTTCGCCGCCCAGCTCGGCTTCGAGGTCGACCCCGACGTCGTCCGCGCGATGACGGAGATGGCCGAGCGGATCACGATCGTCTCGGCCGAACGGGTCCGCGACGAGCTCGTCAAGCTGATCTGCGCGCCGTACCCGCGGGCCGGCCTGACCCTGATGGTGGACACCGGGCTGGCGGCGTACGTGCTGCCCGAGCTGCCCGCGCTGGCGCTCGAGCGTGACGAGCACCACCGGCACAAGGACGTCTACGAGCACACCCTGACCGTGCTCGAGCAGGCGATCGACCAGGAGGACCGGCTTGGCGGCGGGCCCGACTTCGTGTCCCGGTTCGCCGCGCTGATGCACGACGTCGGCAAGCCGAGGACGCGCCGGTTCGTCGGCGACGGCACCGTCACCTTCCACCACCACGACGTCGTCGGCGCCAAGCTGACCCGCAAGCGGATGCAGGCGCTGCGATTCTCCGGCGACGAGATCGACGCGGTGGCCAAGCTGGTCGAGCTGCATCTGCGCTTCCACGGGTACGGCTCGGGTGAGTGGACCGACTCCGCCGTACGCCGGTATGTGCGCGACGCCGGGGACCAGCTCGAGCGGCTGCACATCCTGACCCGGGCCGACTGCACCACCCGCAGCCAGCGCAAGGCCGACCGGCTGCGCCGTACCTACGACGACCTCGAGGCGAGGATCGCCCGGCTCGGCGAGGAGGAGGAGCTGGCCTCGATCCGCCCCGACCTCGACGGCAACGAGATCATGGAGGTCCTCGGCATCCCGCCCGGCCGGGAGGTCGGAGAGGCCTACCGCTTCCTGCTCGAGCTGCGCCTCGACCACGGCCCGATGTCCCCCGACCGGGCCCGCGCCGCCCTCCTCGACTGGTGGCGCAGCACCCACCCCTGA
- a CDS encoding SRPBCC family protein produces MGNRNDVPELSESVEIAAPPATVWGLVRDPRNMTRWSPQTSRSFLRTPGEIREGSRFLNINRKGVLVWPTRSKVVRFVPEQEIAWRVKDNYAI; encoded by the coding sequence ATGGGCAACAGGAACGACGTACCGGAGCTGAGTGAGAGCGTGGAGATCGCGGCGCCGCCGGCGACCGTGTGGGGGCTGGTGCGCGACCCGCGGAACATGACCAGGTGGAGCCCGCAGACGAGCAGGTCGTTCCTGCGTACGCCGGGTGAGATCCGCGAGGGATCTCGCTTCCTCAACATCAACCGCAAGGGCGTGCTGGTCTGGCCGACCCGCTCGAAGGTGGTCCGGTTCGTCCCCGAGCAGGAGATCGCCTGGCGGGTCAAGGACAACTACGCGATCTGA